Genomic segment of Pseudomonas sp. DY-1:
ATCGTTGACCACCTTGATGCCTTCGGGGGCGGCGACCAGCACCATCGCGCGGATTTCCTTGCAGCCCGCGCGCTTGAGGAGGTCGATGGTGGCGACCATGGAGCCGCCAGTGGCGAGCATCGGATCGATGATCAGCGCCAGGCGCTCGTCGATCTCCGGTGCCAGCTTTTCCAGGTAGGTGTGGGCTTCCAGGGTTTCTTCGTTGCGGGCCACGCCCACGGCGCTGACCTTGGCGCCCGGAATCAGGCTGAGCACACCGTCGAGCATGCCGATGCCGGCGCGCAGGATGGGTACCACGGTGATCTTCTTGCCGGCGATCTTCTCGACCTGCACGGTGCCGGCCCAACCCTGGATTTCGTAGTTTTCCAGGGGCAGGTCGTTGGTCGCTTCGTAAGTCAGCAGGGCGCCGACTTCCTGTGCCAGTTCGCGGAAGTTCTTGGTGCTGATGTCGGCGCGGCGCATCAGGCCGAGCTTGTGGCGGATCAGCGGATGGCGGATCTCACGGATGGGCATGGGAGGGTTCTCCGGCGGGCTGGCAAAAAATTGCGTTAGCTTAATCCATTGATCACAGGCTGTGCTGCACTGACTGGTGGGTCCCGGGCACTGATGTCGCGGTCAAGCAAGGAACTGTCACACGCGGCGGCAACCTGCTGCAGTATGGTCGACACTCGTCCGTCGGGACTTGCTCCGGGGCAGGCGGATGGGTACCTTTGCCGACTTTTATCTTGACGCCCCGTTCAAGTTTTCACCGGGAACCCTGCCTGTTCCCCGCAGAACCCAGAGGAATTGCCATGTCCGCCGATCTCGCACACATCCGCCAGGTAAGGGCCGAAGCCGACTGCCTGTACACCGACGCCCAGGTCGAGGCGGCCATCTCCCAGGTCGCCATCGCCATCAACGGCGAACTGGCGGAGCGCAATCCGGTGGTGTTCTGCGTCATGAACGGTGGTCTGATCTTCGCTGGCAAGCTGCTGCCCAAGCTGGACTTCCCGCTGGAGCTGTCCTACCTGCACGCCACCCGCTACCGCAATGAAACCAGCGGCGGTGAGCTGTTCTGGAAGGCCAAGCCGGAAATCTCCTTCATCGACCGTGACGTGTTGATCATTGACGACATCCTCGACGAAGGTCACACCCTGGCGGCCATCATCGATTTCTGCAAACACGCCGGCGCTGCCAACGTGCATACCGCCGTGCTGATCGACAAGACCCACGACCGCAAGGCCCGTCCGGACCTGAAGGCCAACTACGTGGGCCTGCCCTGCGAAGACCGTTACATCTTCGGCTACGGCATGGACTACAAGGGCTACTGGCGCAACGCCGCCGGCATCTTCGCGGTCAAGGGGCTCTGAGTCATGAGATCGCCGCGCTTCCTCGATCAGGCCCTGTTCGCCGAACTGGCCGACAAATCCGCGGCGAATCCGCGCAAGCGCCAGCACCATAACTTCCATGCCATGGAAGAACCTTGCCATCGCATGGCGGTGGGGCTGCAGCCGGGAACCTACATCCCGCCGCACCGTCACCTCAGCGCTGACAAGGCGGAAAGCCTGTTGGTGCTCAAGGGGCGCCTGGGCCTGCTGATCTTCGACGAGGACGGCAAGGTCGTCGACAAACGCGAGCTGGCGGCGGGCGGCGAATGCGTCGGTGTCGACCTGCCGCCGGGCGTGTTCCACGCGCTGGTGGTGCTGGAGCCGGACAGCCTGCTGTTCGAGTGCAAGGCCGGCCCCTATCGCCCAGTGGGCGAAGGCGAGCTGCCCGCATGGGCGCCCCGTGAGGGCGAGCCAGGGGTGGCCGATTACTCGGCCTGGATGCGCTCGTTGTTCTCCTGAGGCGCATCGCCCTGCAGCCACTGCATCGCCTTGGCCCGTGCTTGTTCCAACGATTGTACGTAGGCCAGGCGACCACTCTCCCGATGTACACCGGCGCGGCGTAGTTTCAGCCGCACACGGGGTGAAGTGCCCACAAGCACCAATCCCACGCCCTGGCGAGCGTAGTCGTGCAGCAGGTTTTCAAGGGCCGCCAGCGCGGTCATGTCCAGCATCGGTACCGCGGCCATCTCGACGATCACCACCTTCACCTCGGGATTGAAGCGGCGCAGCACGCTCAACGCCTTTTCCGCAGCGCCGAAGAACAGCGGACCACGGATGGCGTAGACCAACACCTGTTCAGGGAGATCGCGCAGGGCTTCGTGGAAGTGGCGGGGCAAGGGCGCAGCGTCGGTGAGGTCGCTCATGCGTTTGATGAACAGGCCGGCAGCCAGCAGCAGGCCGACACCCACTGCCAGCACCATGTCGAACAGGACCGTCAGCACCAGGCAGGTGAGCAGGACCAGTACGTCGTTGCGCGGGGCGATGCGCAGGGTGTGCACCACGTGTCGCGCTTCGCTCATGTTCCACGCAACCATCAACAGCAGTGCCGCCAGCGCGGCCATGGGCAGGTAGCTGAACAACGGCGCTAGCAGCAGCATGGCCAGCAATACCACGCCGGCGTGGATGATGGCCGCGATGGGGGAACGGGCACCTGCGCGCACGTTGGCGGCGCTCCGGGCGATTGCCGCAGTGGCGGTGATGCCGCCGAACAGCGGAGCAACCAGGTTGCCGAGACCCTGGCCGACCAATTCTGCATTGGGGTCGTGGCGCGTGCCTGCCATACCGTCAGCCACCACGGCACAAAGCAGAGACTCGATGGCACCGAGCATGGCGATTGCGAAGGCCGGTGCGAGCAACTGGCGAATCAATTCGAACGACAGGCCCAGGGGCTGGCCATCAGGGCCGGGCAGCATCCATGGCCAGGCGAAGGTTGGCAGGAACGGTGGAATGCCAGGGTGGTTGATGCCATCCACTGCGTAACTGAAGCGTTCGCCCAGGGTTGCGACTGGAATACCTATCGCTTCCATCAGCAGCCCGAGCAGGGCACCCAGCGCCAGCGCTACCAGATGACCCGGCACCTTGGGCACCAGGCGC
This window contains:
- the upp gene encoding uracil phosphoribosyltransferase, yielding MPIREIRHPLIRHKLGLMRRADISTKNFRELAQEVGALLTYEATNDLPLENYEIQGWAGTVQVEKIAGKKITVVPILRAGIGMLDGVLSLIPGAKVSAVGVARNEETLEAHTYLEKLAPEIDERLALIIDPMLATGGSMVATIDLLKRAGCKEIRAMVLVAAPEGIKVVNDAHPDVMIFTASIDQRLNEHGYIIPGLGDAGDKIFGTKQKEN
- a CDS encoding hypoxanthine-guanine phosphoribosyltransferase; protein product: MSADLAHIRQVRAEADCLYTDAQVEAAISQVAIAINGELAERNPVVFCVMNGGLIFAGKLLPKLDFPLELSYLHATRYRNETSGGELFWKAKPEISFIDRDVLIIDDILDEGHTLAAIIDFCKHAGAANVHTAVLIDKTHDRKARPDLKANYVGLPCEDRYIFGYGMDYKGYWRNAAGIFAVKGL
- a CDS encoding WbuC family cupin fold metalloprotein, whose protein sequence is MRSPRFLDQALFAELADKSAANPRKRQHHNFHAMEEPCHRMAVGLQPGTYIPPHRHLSADKAESLLVLKGRLGLLIFDEDGKVVDKRELAAGGECVGVDLPPGVFHALVVLEPDSLLFECKAGPYRPVGEGELPAWAPREGEPGVADYSAWMRSLFS
- the dauA gene encoding C4-dicarboxylic acid transporter DauA; this encodes MSRYLPPLFAALRQTLRDGYSLADLRGDLAAGTTVGIIAIPLAMALAIAVGVAPQHGLYTVLLAAPLIALTGGSRFNISGPTAAFVVILLPITQKFGLGGLLLCTLMAGLILIAMGLARFGRLIQFIPYPVTLGFTAGIGIVIATLQIKDLLGLQLAESPQNYVDQLHLLAGALPTAHLGDALVAMVCFAVLVIWPRLVPKVPGHLVALALGALLGLLMEAIGIPVATLGERFSYAVDGINHPGIPPFLPTFAWPWMLPGPDGQPLGLSFELIRQLLAPAFAIAMLGAIESLLCAVVADGMAGTRHDPNAELVGQGLGNLVAPLFGGITATAAIARSAANVRAGARSPIAAIIHAGVVLLAMLLLAPLFSYLPMAALAALLLMVAWNMSEARHVVHTLRIAPRNDVLVLLTCLVLTVLFDMVLAVGVGLLLAAGLFIKRMSDLTDAAPLPRHFHEALRDLPEQVLVYAIRGPLFFGAAEKALSVLRRFNPEVKVVIVEMAAVPMLDMTALAALENLLHDYARQGVGLVLVGTSPRVRLKLRRAGVHRESGRLAYVQSLEQARAKAMQWLQGDAPQENNERIQAE